Proteins found in one Chloroflexota bacterium genomic segment:
- a CDS encoding site-2 protease family protein — translation MRIGNVSGIPIKLHLSWLILAGLSIYSFEQLFTLNGQSGLPLALLGTLLLLCSIVLHEVGHALMARRLGLRVTAITLFLTGGLTELADDVDLPQSEFKIALIGPLVNVGLAIAAFVGAWFSQGVWASFWATLAIINGLLAVFNLLPCHPLDGGRVLRSIFWFLNDDLLRGTLQASMIGRYLGNGLMIIGLVALFSNALTGSLLLLMGWMTNRAAVSNFVQTTLNYTLSRALVGEVMTRSFRTVSPHLTLDLFAGQYLLGQAEPAFPVVHSERLIGMISVQHLYRYAMGEWRSISVGDAMTPKADLPRLNVGDSMQTAYYTMLGQRYDSLPVTDGDAVVGIVRHRDVVAFVQSALKIKV, via the coding sequence ATGCGCATCGGTAATGTCAGCGGTATCCCGATTAAATTGCATCTTAGCTGGCTGATTTTGGCTGGCCTGAGCATCTATAGCTTTGAGCAGCTGTTTACGCTCAATGGGCAATCGGGCTTACCACTAGCCTTGCTTGGCACATTACTGCTGTTGTGCTCAATTGTGCTGCACGAAGTTGGCCATGCGCTTATGGCTCGGCGGTTAGGCTTGCGAGTAACCGCAATCACGCTGTTTTTAACTGGCGGCCTAACCGAGCTAGCCGATGATGTCGATTTGCCGCAAAGTGAATTTAAAATTGCCTTGATTGGCCCGTTGGTCAACGTTGGTTTGGCAATTGCCGCTTTCGTCGGGGCGTGGTTTTCCCAAGGGGTTTGGGCTAGTTTTTGGGCCACCTTGGCGATTATCAATGGCTTGTTGGCGGTGTTTAATTTACTGCCTTGTCATCCACTCGATGGCGGGCGTGTGCTCCGCTCGATTTTCTGGTTTTTGAATGATGATCTATTGCGAGGCACACTCCAAGCTAGCATGATTGGACGCTATCTTGGTAATGGCTTGATGATTATCGGGCTGGTGGCTTTGTTTAGTAATGCCTTAACTGGCAGTTTGCTCTTGCTGATGGGTTGGATGACCAATCGGGCTGCGGTCAGCAATTTTGTGCAAACCACCCTGAACTACACCCTCAGCCGAGCCTTGGTTGGCGAAGTGATGACCCGTAGTTTTCGGACGGTTTCGCCGCATTTAACTCTCGATTTATTTGCTGGCCAATATTTGCTGGGCCAGGCTGAGCCTGCTTTTCCGGTGGTACACTCCGAACGCTTGATCGGCATGATCAGCGTGCAACATCTGTATCGCTATGCGATGGGCGAATGGCGCAGCATCTCGGTCGGCGATGCCATGACTCCCAAGGCCGATTTGCCACGCCTCAACGTTGGCGATAGTATGCAAACTGCCTACTACACCATGCTCGGCCAGCGCTACGATAGCCTACCTGTGACCGATGGTGATGCAGTCGTGGGGATTGTGCGCCATCGCGATGTGGTAGCGTTTGTGCAAAGTGCCCTCAAAATCAAAGTTTAA
- a CDS encoding hemin receptor, with the protein MSSLTPAAIELVQQTFAEVGRNPQQLVEAFYGQLFTLAPDFRPLFPEDMSEQKKKLLQSLVLVVNNLKKPEAVLPAVQELGRRHVDYGVKPEHYQTVGAALIWALSQQLGAHWNDEVKEAWVAAYTLVANVMVEASQA; encoded by the coding sequence ATGTCTTCGTTAACTCCTGCGGCGATTGAGCTTGTGCAGCAAACCTTTGCCGAGGTTGGTCGCAATCCACAACAATTGGTCGAAGCTTTCTATGGGCAGTTGTTCACACTAGCTCCCGATTTTCGGCCTTTGTTCCCCGAGGATATGAGTGAGCAAAAGAAGAAGTTGTTACAATCGTTGGTCTTGGTCGTCAACAATCTCAAAAAGCCTGAAGCGGTTTTGCCCGCTGTGCAAGAGCTTGGTCGTCGTCATGTGGATTATGGGGTCAAACCCGAGCACTATCAAACAGTTGGCGCGGCCTTGATTTGGGCTTTATCGCAACAGCTTGGTGCGCACTGGAATGACGAAGTGAAAGAAGCATGGGTTGCCGCTTATACGCTCGTTGCCAATGTAATGGTCGAGGCCAGCCAAGCCTAA
- a CDS encoding DsbA family protein — protein MSNTPKPRQGRQRVREKRSLLPFYLLLGLGGIVGLTFVFIQALQAPVAPPSASIPIRPVINAAVGQTSEGYWYKGDPNAPVKVIEFADFECPACRQLELDLANANFDAEYIESGKVQWIYRELPLRGIHEMAQYTAEVSRCAGDQGVYWPVHMALYDSQLQWTNIKNSQPLILDAAVKAGANLGMLEDCMDAQTHTAAINASYDSARSLGLDQTPTIFINDDRINSTGNFYSDLKVAIDAKLGVTP, from the coding sequence ATGAGTAATACCCCCAAACCGCGCCAAGGCCGCCAGCGAGTACGCGAAAAGCGCTCGTTGTTACCATTTTATTTACTGCTCGGCTTAGGTGGCATCGTTGGCTTAACCTTTGTGTTTATTCAGGCTTTACAAGCTCCGGTTGCTCCACCGAGTGCCAGCATTCCGATCCGTCCTGTGATCAATGCAGCCGTTGGCCAAACCTCGGAAGGCTATTGGTACAAGGGCGATCCTAATGCTCCAGTCAAAGTAATTGAATTTGCTGATTTTGAGTGTCCCGCCTGTCGGCAGCTTGAGCTTGATTTGGCTAATGCCAATTTTGATGCCGAATATATCGAAAGTGGCAAAGTCCAATGGATTTATCGCGAGCTTCCTTTGCGCGGTATTCATGAAATGGCCCAATATACCGCTGAAGTAAGCCGCTGCGCTGGCGACCAGGGTGTCTATTGGCCGGTGCATATGGCGCTTTATGATAGCCAATTGCAATGGACCAATATTAAAAATTCGCAGCCGCTGATTCTTGATGCAGCGGTTAAAGCTGGAGCCAACCTTGGTATGTTAGAAGATTGTATGGATGCACAGACTCATACAGCAGCGATCAATGCTTCATACGATTCAGCCAGAAGCTTAGGCCTTGATCAAACACCGACCATTTTTATCAACGATGATCGGATTAATAGTACAGGCAATTTTTATAGCGACTTAAAAGTAGCGATTGATGCGAAATTGGGTGTTACCCCCTAG
- the tgt gene encoding tRNA guanosine(34) transglycosylase Tgt — protein sequence MNNFTYTLEHSDGEARAGQFSTPHGTIQTPVFMPVGTQATVKTLDPLEVEAIGSQIILSNTYHLYLRPSADLVAEMGGLHRFMQWPKPILTDSGGFQVFSLGPHSKIDEDGVTFKSHIDGSKHRFTPESAIGIQEKLGADIIMAFDECAPQPTTHAYTKAAMERTHRWLLRCIAAKTRADQALFGIVQGGVEADLRRESASFIAQQDVPGIGIGGLSVGEPKEQMYGMLEETTPLLPRNKPRYLMGVGSPEDLLEGVARGVDMFDCVLPTRLGRNGALFIPEGRLNIGNAKYAREDAPIDATCDCSTCQRFSRAYLRHLFRTEEVLGLRLATLHNLRFLIRLMEQAREAILQDRYQSFMDDWLSRFQTIPHAVREASRAARLNSLRTQGDKA from the coding sequence ATGAACAACTTTACTTACACCCTTGAACATAGCGATGGTGAGGCGCGGGCAGGCCAATTCAGCACGCCGCATGGCACCATTCAAACGCCTGTCTTTATGCCGGTTGGCACGCAAGCCACGGTGAAAACGCTTGATCCCTTGGAAGTCGAGGCGATCGGCTCACAAATTATCTTATCGAATACCTACCATTTGTATTTGCGCCCAAGCGCCGATTTGGTGGCTGAAATGGGCGGCTTGCATCGTTTTATGCAATGGCCTAAGCCAATTCTGACCGATTCGGGTGGCTTTCAGGTGTTTAGTTTGGGGCCACACAGCAAAATCGATGAAGATGGCGTAACCTTCAAATCGCATATCGATGGCTCGAAACATCGTTTTACCCCCGAAAGTGCGATTGGTATTCAAGAAAAATTAGGCGCTGATATTATTATGGCCTTCGATGAATGTGCCCCGCAACCAACCACCCATGCCTATACCAAAGCTGCCATGGAGCGCACCCATCGTTGGTTGCTACGCTGTATCGCCGCCAAAACCCGTGCAGATCAAGCCTTGTTTGGGATTGTGCAAGGTGGAGTTGAGGCCGATTTACGCCGCGAAAGTGCGAGCTTTATCGCCCAACAAGATGTGCCTGGCATCGGCATTGGTGGCTTAAGCGTTGGCGAACCCAAAGAGCAAATGTATGGCATGCTCGAAGAAACCACGCCCTTGCTACCGCGCAACAAGCCGCGCTACCTGATGGGTGTTGGTTCGCCCGAAGATTTGCTCGAAGGCGTGGCGCGTGGGGTCGATATGTTTGATTGCGTGCTGCCAACTCGGTTGGGGCGCAATGGAGCCTTATTCATTCCCGAAGGGCGCTTGAATATTGGCAATGCCAAATATGCCCGCGAAGATGCGCCAATCGATGCAACCTGCGATTGCTCGACTTGCCAACGTTTTAGCCGCGCCTATCTGCGCCACTTGTTCCGCACCGAGGAAGTGCTTGGGCTACGCTTGGCAACCTTGCATAATCTGCGCTTTTTGATTCGGCTGATGGAGCAAGCGCGTGAGGCAATTCTGCAAGATCGCTATCAAAGCTTTATGGACGATTGGCTTAGCCGCTTCCAAACCATCCCGCATGCGGTGCGCGAAGCCAGCCGTGCTGCCCGATTAAACTCATTACGCACCCAAGGGGACAAGGCATGA
- the crtI gene encoding phytoene desaturase gives MQHVVIVGGGLGGLAAALRLRAAGVAVTLFEKNATLGGKMAQVVQHGFRFDTGPSLFTMPWVVEELLASVGRELASELTIKPVDPTCRYQWPDGTRLDAWSDLPKLLKEIECLEPADVAGFLGFMAFSAQIYQAAAEPFLLEPFQGLRTMLQPRLLRDVWKIAPLKTVDQAVRHYFKHPYLRQLFNRYATYNGSSPYRSPATFCIIPYVEIAQGGWYIDGGMYQLAATLGRIAGEMGVDIQLNSLVSEVLFNNKTAIGVRLSDGRTINADYVIVNADAMYALDQLIPTTKAPNHELACSGFVLLLGVNRDYAQLQHHNIFFSGDYAAEFRAIFEHGVPAVDPTIYIAATCRSNPEHAPPGMLNLFVLVNAPVTGRVNWQREAAAYRDLVVRRLEQHGLVGLNKAIISETVLTPADLASMTNAQRGSLYGPASHGLQAAFLRPANQPAGLQNLALVGGATHPGGGIPLVLLSGKAGARWALQRLGVAEKPKLGTIF, from the coding sequence ATGCAGCATGTGGTGATTGTTGGCGGTGGCTTGGGTGGTTTGGCGGCAGCCTTGCGCTTACGAGCAGCGGGTGTTGCCGTAACCTTATTTGAAAAAAACGCGACCCTTGGCGGCAAAATGGCCCAAGTTGTGCAACATGGTTTTCGCTTTGATACCGGACCATCACTATTTACCATGCCATGGGTGGTGGAAGAATTGCTGGCCAGTGTTGGGCGTGAGCTGGCCAGCGAACTGACGATTAAGCCAGTTGATCCAACCTGCCGTTATCAATGGCCCGATGGCACACGCCTCGATGCTTGGAGCGATCTGCCAAAGCTTTTAAAAGAAATTGAATGCCTCGAACCAGCCGATGTTGCGGGCTTTTTGGGTTTTATGGCATTTAGTGCCCAGATTTATCAAGCAGCGGCTGAGCCATTTTTACTTGAGCCATTTCAGGGCTTGCGCACAATGCTGCAACCACGCTTGCTGCGCGATGTTTGGAAAATTGCCCCCTTGAAAACCGTTGATCAAGCGGTGCGCCACTACTTCAAACATCCCTATCTGCGCCAGTTGTTCAATCGTTATGCCACCTACAATGGCTCCTCGCCCTATCGTTCGCCCGCGACCTTTTGTATTATTCCCTATGTTGAAATCGCTCAGGGCGGCTGGTATATCGATGGTGGCATGTATCAATTGGCGGCGACGCTAGGCCGCATTGCTGGCGAAATGGGTGTCGATATTCAATTAAACAGTTTAGTTAGCGAAGTTCTATTCAACAATAAAACGGCTATTGGTGTACGTTTGAGCGATGGCCGCACGATTAATGCCGATTATGTGATTGTGAATGCTGATGCGATGTATGCGCTTGATCAGCTAATTCCAACCACCAAAGCGCCAAACCACGAATTGGCTTGCTCAGGCTTTGTGTTGCTGTTGGGAGTCAATCGCGATTATGCTCAATTGCAGCATCATAATATTTTCTTCAGCGGCGATTATGCCGCCGAATTTCGGGCAATTTTTGAGCATGGCGTGCCAGCAGTTGACCCGACAATCTATATCGCTGCGACCTGCCGCTCGAACCCTGAGCATGCTCCGCCTGGAATGCTGAATTTATTTGTATTGGTTAATGCTCCAGTTACAGGTCGGGTAAATTGGCAACGCGAGGCGGCGGCCTACCGTGATTTAGTGGTGCGCCGTTTGGAGCAGCATGGCTTGGTTGGGCTGAATAAAGCGATTATCAGCGAAACCGTGCTCACGCCTGCTGATCTGGCGAGCATGACCAATGCCCAGCGAGGTTCGTTGTATGGTCCAGCCTCGCATGGCTTACAAGCAGCCTTTTTGCGGCCAGCCAATCAGCCAGCAGGCTTGCAGAATTTGGCTCTCGTTGGTGGGGCGACCCATCCTGGCGGCGGAATTCCGCTGGTGTTGTTGTCGGGCAAAGCTGGAGCACGCTGGGCATTGCAAAGATTAGGAGTTGCTGAGAAGCCCAAACTTGGGACTATTTTCTGA
- the rlmD gene encoding 23S rRNA (uracil(1939)-C(5))-methyltransferase RlmD: MSDFEWPQELTTTIDGLAQGGDGVGRYAGRPVFVAAALTGEQVRVRLTERRNGWARGVLLEPPSNPAAERVTPACPVYQRCGGCDWQYQTIESQRQAKQTILAEQLRFVAQTDHAEVAATATGEPWHYRSVARVHIDGQRVGFYAAGGRQIVEFEQCLIIDPRLNTAIERLKPLLPLVGLREISLRLSTTDGTIHGHLMGQGQSAWRSWARRWLAADATIAGVSSATREGWMALAGAEYLYEQLGDVRLRITPTSFFQANVERARAVLQQIERFLPLNNTTRLLDGFCGVGTFLLPLAHKIGHGWGIEEHPAAIRDAQASAKANQLNNLTLKTGKVEAILPQLKQQFDLAIVDPPRRGVEPVALNALIAAQPTMIAYVSCHPGTLARDIKILQAGGYSIQHAQPYDFFPQTSHVESLVLLVKA; encoded by the coding sequence ATGAGCGATTTTGAATGGCCGCAAGAGCTTACCACCACAATTGATGGCTTGGCTCAAGGCGGCGATGGAGTTGGCCGCTACGCTGGGCGACCAGTGTTTGTAGCAGCAGCTTTGACTGGCGAACAGGTGCGAGTGCGCCTAACCGAGCGCCGCAATGGCTGGGCACGCGGGGTTTTACTGGAGCCACCAAGCAATCCAGCAGCTGAACGGGTTACTCCAGCGTGTCCGGTCTATCAGCGCTGTGGTGGCTGCGATTGGCAATATCAAACAATTGAAAGCCAGCGCCAAGCCAAACAAACGATTTTGGCCGAGCAATTGCGCTTTGTGGCCCAAACCGATCACGCCGAGGTTGCGGCCACGGCGACAGGTGAGCCATGGCATTATCGCTCGGTTGCCCGCGTGCATATCGATGGCCAACGGGTTGGGTTCTACGCCGCTGGCGGTCGCCAAATTGTCGAATTTGAGCAGTGCTTGATCATCGATCCGCGCTTGAATACGGCGATTGAACGCTTAAAACCCCTGTTGCCCTTGGTGGGCTTGCGCGAAATTAGCCTGCGCCTGAGCACCACCGATGGCACGATCCACGGCCATTTGATGGGTCAAGGCCAAAGTGCTTGGCGCAGTTGGGCACGACGTTGGCTGGCGGCTGATGCCACGATTGCTGGAGTTTCTTCGGCGACCCGCGAGGGCTGGATGGCCTTGGCCGGAGCCGAATATTTGTATGAGCAATTGGGCGATGTTCGTTTACGGATTACCCCAACCAGCTTTTTTCAAGCCAATGTTGAGCGAGCACGGGCAGTTTTGCAGCAGATCGAGCGTTTTTTGCCGTTGAATAACACCACCCGTTTGCTTGATGGTTTTTGTGGCGTTGGCACGTTTTTGTTGCCTTTGGCCCATAAAATTGGCCATGGCTGGGGCATTGAGGAACATCCGGCGGCGATTCGCGATGCTCAGGCAAGCGCTAAAGCCAATCAACTTAACAATTTGACCCTGAAAACAGGCAAGGTTGAGGCAATTTTGCCCCAGCTCAAGCAGCAATTTGATTTGGCGATTGTTGATCCGCCACGGCGTGGCGTTGAGCCAGTTGCCCTAAATGCCCTGATTGCGGCCCAGCCAACCATGATCGCCTATGTTTCGTGTCATCCTGGCACGTTAGCAAGGGATATTAAAATTTTGCAGGCTGGTGGCTATAGCATTCAACATGCTCAGCCCTACGATTTCTTTCCGCAAACCAGCCATGTTGAGAGTTTGGTGTTGTTAGTCAAAGCCTAG
- a CDS encoding GNAT family N-acetyltransferase: protein MAHFESIFSVRLCHPEDAPLLAPLISALATEEGVTPPEPEALEEIIRAMLTTGFSDFVIAERGPNEDEVVGCIQINYRLSTWAAAPYAYLEDFYLVPEARAQGIGTKLLDYACQRAEGKGCQNVQLDVREANKGAMRLYARYGFKVTNSMIWKRDKPECEHDYSAEINELVDHLRGNEETEAA, encoded by the coding sequence ATGGCGCATTTTGAATCGATCTTTAGTGTGCGGTTGTGTCACCCTGAAGATGCTCCTTTGCTCGCTCCGTTGATTTCGGCTTTGGCTACTGAAGAAGGCGTAACACCGCCCGAGCCTGAAGCCTTGGAAGAGATTATTCGGGCGATGCTGACTACTGGCTTTAGCGATTTTGTGATTGCTGAACGTGGCCCCAACGAAGATGAAGTTGTGGGTTGTATTCAGATTAATTATCGGCTTTCGACCTGGGCTGCTGCACCCTATGCTTATTTAGAAGATTTTTACCTTGTGCCCGAGGCGCGTGCTCAAGGGATTGGCACCAAATTGCTCGATTATGCTTGTCAGCGGGCCGAGGGCAAAGGCTGCCAAAATGTACAACTGGATGTCCGTGAGGCCAACAAAGGCGCAATGCGTTTGTATGCCCGTTATGGCTTCAAAGTGACCAACAGCATGATTTGGAAACGTGATAAGCCAGAGTGCGAGCACGATTACAGCGCCGAAATCAACGAATTGGTCGATCATTTACGTGGCAATGAGGAAACGGAGGCAGCCTAG
- a CDS encoding vitamin K epoxide reductase family protein: protein MMDERPEWPRMAMAFLALGGLINSSYLTIHRLRPTQSAPLVCGVVGNCEAVQASKYSVFPPTNGIPVAYIGFVGFLLLLVLSVLSLQRSQIGRFSLPMINLVLASGGLAFSAYLTAIEAWVLHEWCQWCIISAVVAVLFWALAGFDWWQARRSTAAEQLEPANATAV from the coding sequence ATGATGGACGAACGTCCGGAGTGGCCGCGCATGGCCATGGCTTTTTTGGCGCTTGGCGGCCTGATCAATTCAAGCTATTTAACCATTCATCGTTTGCGGCCAACCCAGAGTGCCCCGTTGGTCTGTGGCGTGGTTGGTAATTGTGAAGCTGTGCAAGCTAGCAAATATAGTGTGTTTCCGCCGACCAATGGCATTCCGGTGGCCTATATTGGCTTCGTAGGTTTTTTATTGTTGTTGGTGCTCAGCGTGCTGAGTTTGCAGCGGTCGCAGATTGGGCGATTTAGCCTGCCAATGATCAACTTGGTGTTGGCAAGCGGTGGGCTGGCATTTTCAGCCTATCTAACGGCAATTGAGGCTTGGGTGCTGCACGAATGGTGTCAGTGGTGCATCATCTCGGCGGTGGTGGCCGTGCTATTTTGGGCTTTAGCTGGATTTGATTGGTGGCAAGCCCGCCGATCAACTGCTGCCGAACAACTCGAACCTGCCAACGCGACTGCGGTATAA
- the hutI gene encoding imidazolonepropionase, translating to MPHADQLIINIGRLVTGPQAPLRGQHLAQLTCIDQAAVAVQAGNIVALGSQAELGAWTADQTIDAGGYLAIPGFVDPHTHACYAGDRAHEFELRIKGASYSELMAAGGGIMSTVRATRAASKAELVAQTRPRLDQLLAHGTTTVEIKSGYGLDTATELTMLEAIAELAQTHPIGIVPTFMGAHAIPAEYRDNPEAFVDLVVDQMLPAVAAWWQQQTIWQESLACDIFCENGAFSVAQSQRILVKAKALGFRLKLHVDEFEPLGGTPLAVELGAISVDHLVATPPEHIAILANSETVGVSLPGTPFGLGKSQFSPARSLIEANGILALATDCNPGTSPCESMPMAIAIACRYLRLTPAEALNAATVNSAFAIRQHERVGSLAVGMQADLALLNLPDERHIGYKFGTNPVAIVIKAGKVVHRNQLHADR from the coding sequence ATGCCCCACGCTGATCAATTAATTATCAATATAGGTCGCTTGGTTACTGGCCCGCAAGCACCTTTACGCGGCCAGCATTTGGCCCAATTAACCTGTATCGATCAAGCTGCCGTCGCTGTCCAAGCAGGCAACATCGTGGCGCTTGGTAGTCAGGCCGAGCTTGGCGCTTGGACAGCCGATCAAACGATTGATGCAGGTGGTTATTTGGCAATCCCAGGCTTTGTCGATCCTCACACCCACGCTTGTTACGCAGGAGATCGCGCCCATGAGTTCGAACTTCGGATCAAAGGCGCAAGCTATAGCGAGTTAATGGCGGCTGGTGGTGGAATTATGTCAACAGTTCGAGCAACACGAGCGGCGAGCAAAGCCGAATTAGTTGCCCAAACCCGCCCACGGCTTGATCAATTATTGGCCCATGGCACAACCACCGTCGAAATCAAAAGTGGCTATGGGCTTGATACCGCTACCGAATTAACCATGCTCGAAGCGATCGCTGAGCTGGCCCAAACTCATCCAATTGGTATCGTGCCGACCTTTATGGGAGCACACGCCATTCCCGCCGAGTATCGCGACAATCCAGAAGCGTTTGTAGATTTGGTAGTTGATCAGATGTTGCCTGCAGTAGCGGCTTGGTGGCAACAGCAAACAATCTGGCAAGAATCCTTAGCCTGCGATATTTTTTGCGAAAATGGGGCCTTTTCAGTTGCCCAAAGCCAACGTATTTTGGTTAAGGCCAAAGCATTGGGCTTTCGCTTAAAATTGCATGTCGATGAGTTTGAGCCGTTGGGTGGCACGCCGCTGGCGGTCGAACTAGGGGCAATCTCGGTTGATCACTTGGTTGCCACGCCACCCGAACATATTGCGATCTTGGCAAATTCGGAAACGGTTGGCGTTTCGTTGCCTGGCACGCCGTTTGGTTTGGGCAAGAGCCAATTCAGCCCAGCCCGCAGTTTAATCGAAGCTAACGGAATTTTGGCCCTAGCCACCGATTGTAATCCAGGCACCAGCCCTTGTGAATCGATGCCGATGGCGATTGCCATTGCTTGTCGCTATTTACGGCTGACTCCAGCTGAGGCCTTGAACGCGGCCACGGTCAATTCAGCGTTTGCGATTCGTCAGCATGAGCGCGTTGGTAGCTTAGCAGTTGGCATGCAAGCTGATCTGGCCTTGCTCAACCTGCCCGACGAACGCCATATTGGCTATAAGTTTGGCACAAATCCAGTCGCCATCGTGATCAAAGCAGGTAAGGTGGTCCATCGGAACCAACTTCACGCTGATCGCTAA
- a CDS encoding transcriptional regulator, with protein MSDERLASKAARLRWIERKLYNNPQGLRVMDLAEATGMDRRTIYRDLGALEDMGVPMWQFEGKFGINREDYLSTVRLNLNQTISLFFAARLLAHHSDEQNPHVVAALEKIAASLPDETIAKHLSNVAAQIQLRPTRREYILVLETFTRAWADRRMVKFSYWASNREEPEERTVAPYVLEVSRFEPASYVIGHDPLRNALRTFKLERVQRAEILDDEYVIPADFDPYSMLADSWGIMDEGNTVTVRLRFSAVVARRVKESTWHRSQEVTDLPDGGCELSMKLAGTREMRSWVLGWGADVEVLAPADLRAEVAEHAQRMVLQYQ; from the coding sequence ATGAGCGATGAACGTTTAGCCAGTAAAGCAGCACGTTTACGCTGGATTGAACGCAAACTCTATAATAATCCCCAAGGCTTGCGGGTGATGGATTTGGCCGAGGCTACGGGCATGGATCGGCGTACCATCTACCGCGATTTGGGTGCGCTTGAAGACATGGGCGTGCCAATGTGGCAATTTGAGGGCAAATTTGGGATTAATCGCGAAGATTATCTCTCAACAGTGCGCTTAAATTTAAATCAAACCATTTCGTTATTTTTTGCTGCCCGTTTGCTGGCCCACCATAGCGATGAGCAAAACCCGCATGTGGTGGCGGCGCTTGAGAAAATTGCGGCCTCGCTGCCCGATGAAACGATTGCCAAACATTTGAGCAATGTTGCCGCCCAAATTCAGCTACGCCCAACCCGCCGCGAATATATTTTGGTGCTCGAAACCTTCACTCGCGCTTGGGCCGATCGGCGTATGGTCAAATTTTCGTATTGGGCCTCGAACCGTGAGGAGCCTGAGGAGCGCACGGTTGCCCCGTATGTGCTCGAAGTTTCGCGGTTTGAGCCAGCCTCATATGTGATTGGCCACGACCCATTACGCAATGCTTTGCGTACCTTTAAGCTCGAACGAGTGCAACGCGCCGAAATTCTCGATGATGAATATGTGATTCCCGCTGATTTCGACCCGTATTCGATGTTGGCCGATAGCTGGGGCATCATGGACGAGGGCAATACCGTCACGGTGCGCTTACGATTTAGCGCAGTTGTGGCCCGCCGCGTCAAAGAAAGCACCTGGCATCGTTCGCAAGAAGTTACCGATTTGCCCGATGGTGGCTGTGAGCTTTCGATGAAACTCGCTGGTACACGTGAAATGCGTTCATGGGTGCTGGGCTGGGGTGCTGATGTTGAGGTATTGGCTCCAGCTGACCTACGCGCTGAAGTTGCTGAGCACGCCCAACGCATGGTTCTGCAATATCAATAG